CACCGGGGTCCTTTCGCCAGGGGTCCTCTCCGGCATTCTGGCCCGCCGCCGGCGCTGTGACCCGCACCGACACCCGGCGCGGCGGGCGGAGGTTACCGGAACCGGGGCTTCCGCCTCGGTGGGCTCCCCCAGTGGCGAGTCTATTGTGGACGGTTAAGCTGGTGTTAACGCACTGATACAGCGCGAATTCCTTCCTCACCGATCGGACGAATCTTCGCCGCGGTCGTTAACGTTCGCCGCCTTCGGACCGAAATACGTGAGGAGCGCCCAGCGCGTTCCCGTCCCCGATCACCCGCCGACCCCGAGAGACAAGAGCACCGCACAGCATGACCACCGAAACGGCCACCGAGCCCGGCACCCCGTCAGCCTCCGACCTCACCGACCCGACCGCGCGGCCCACCACGCCGCCCACGACGCCCTGCAGCGTCGTGTGGTGCTGCGGCCGCCCGTACGTCCTCGAAGGCCGAGCCGGCCGCGCCCGCTGGGTCGGCAACGACGACCGCGGCCGCCCCGAGCGCCTCAGCAACGCCGAGCTGCAGCGCCGCGGCTGGAGCCACCGCCGCGCCGGCTGACCGCCGCCGTACCGTTTCCCGCCGACCGCTTCGAAGCTCGTGTGCGAGAGCGCGCGGCTTCGAGGCCCGGCAGCGCTTCCGCTCGCTGCGTTCCCCCTTGCTTTTCAACCCCTCTTCCATGCCGCTTTTCCAACCCCAGCTCCGCGGTCGGGTCGCGCGCCACGAACCCGCGACCCGACCGCGTGACCACCGGCGTCGGTGCCGGTCCGCACCTCTAGGCTGAGCGAGTGACCACGGTCCCCGAGCCCAAGACGGAGCCTTCCCTGCTGCGGCAGGCGTTCAACGTCCCCAACCTCCTGTCGCTGCTGCGGCTCGCGGGCGTGCCCGTGTTCCTCTGGCTGCTGCTCGGCCCGAAAGAGGACGGCTGGGCGCTCGCGCTGCTCGTCTTCTCGGCGCTGACCGACTGGCTCGACGGCAAGCTCGCCCGCTGGCTCGACCAGATGTCGCGGCTGGGCCAGCTGCTCGACCCCGCCGCCGACCGGCTCTACATTCTCGCGACGCTCGTCGCGTTCCTCATCCGCGACATCATCCCGTGGTGGGTCGTCGTGCCGCTCGTGTTGCGCGAGGTCGTGCTCGCGGTCTGCGTGCTCGTGCTGCGCCGCGGCGGGTTCGCGCCGCCCGAGGTGACCTACATCGGCAAGGGCGCGACCTTCGTGCTCATGTACGCCTTCCCGTTCCTGCTGCTCACGCAGGGCGGCTCGACCGTGGCCGTGGTGGCCCGGCCGATCGCCTACGCCTTCATGGTCTGGGGCGGGGTGCTCTACGTCTGGTCCGGCGCGCTCTACGTCGTGCAGGTGGTGCGCGCGCTTCGCAGCCGGTGATGGAAGACTGCCCGCGACGAAGTCGGTTCGAGAAAGGGGAGGGGCGTTGACCACTCCAGAAGAGCTGCGTTACACCGAGGAACACGAGTGGGTGGCCACGCGTGAGGGTGCGCTGGTCCGCGTGGGCATCACGGAGTACGCCCAGGACCAGCTCGGCGACGTGGTGTTCGTCGACCTGCCCGAGGTCGGCAAGCACGTCGACGCGGGCGACGTCTTCGGCGAGGTGGAGTCCACCAAGAGCGTCTCGGAGCTGTTCGCGCCGGTCGACGGCGAGATCGTCGCGGTGAACGCCGCGGTCTCCGATTCGCCCGAGCTGATCAACTCCGACCCGTACGGCGAGGGCTGGCTCGTGGAGATCCGCCTCGACGACCCCGCGGGGCTCGACGCCCTGCTCGAAGCCGAGGCGTACCAGGCGCTCATCACCGGCTGAGGTGGGTTCGGCCTGGCCCGGGGGTTCCGCCCGCGCAAGGGGGAGCCCCGGGGTTCCGAACCGATCAGGCACGGTACGTTGGCAGCTACACGTTCTTGGTCATAGGCAACATTGTGTGTAGAGGAGAGCTCAGGTGAGCACGAACGACGGGCCCGGCGTTCCCCCGGAGCAGTCTCCGGAGCGGACCTCTGTCTTCCGGGCCGACTTCCTGGCCGATGTCGAAGGCCAGGAGTCCGCGCCGGCTGCCGAGGCACCGGTCCAGGGCGTCGACGCCCTGCCCCCGGGTTCCGCCCTCCTGGTCGTGAAGCGGGGCCCCAACGCGGGCTCGCGCTTCCTGCTGGACCGCGACACCACGAGCGCGGGCCGGCACCCCGACAGCGACATCTTCCTCGACGACGTCACCGTTTCCCGCCGGCACGCCGAGTTCCGGCGTGAGGGCGGGGAGTTCGTGGTGATCGACGTCGGCAGCCTGAACGGCACCTACGTCAACCGCGAGCCGGTCGACCAGGCCGTGCTGGCCGGCGGCGACGAGGTGCAGATCGGGAAGTTCCGCCTCGTCTTCCTGACGGGCCCGGGGCACGGGGGCCAGGGGGCACAGTGACGGCGGCCGGGCAGCCCGGTCGTTCGGAGGCCC
The sequence above is a segment of the Amycolatopsis sp. 2-15 genome. Coding sequences within it:
- the garA gene encoding glycogen accumulation regulator GarA codes for the protein MSTNDGPGVPPEQSPERTSVFRADFLADVEGQESAPAAEAPVQGVDALPPGSALLVVKRGPNAGSRFLLDRDTTSAGRHPDSDIFLDDVTVSRRHAEFRREGGEFVVIDVGSLNGTYVNREPVDQAVLAGGDEVQIGKFRLVFLTGPGHGGQGAQ
- a CDS encoding CDP-alcohol phosphatidyltransferase family protein; the protein is MTTVPEPKTEPSLLRQAFNVPNLLSLLRLAGVPVFLWLLLGPKEDGWALALLVFSALTDWLDGKLARWLDQMSRLGQLLDPAADRLYILATLVAFLIRDIIPWWVVVPLVLREVVLAVCVLVLRRGGFAPPEVTYIGKGATFVLMYAFPFLLLTQGGSTVAVVARPIAYAFMVWGGVLYVWSGALYVVQVVRALRSR
- the gcvH gene encoding glycine cleavage system protein GcvH, giving the protein MTTPEELRYTEEHEWVATREGALVRVGITEYAQDQLGDVVFVDLPEVGKHVDAGDVFGEVESTKSVSELFAPVDGEIVAVNAAVSDSPELINSDPYGEGWLVEIRLDDPAGLDALLEAEAYQALITG